In Bombus huntii isolate Logan2020A chromosome 9, iyBomHunt1.1, whole genome shotgun sequence, a single window of DNA contains:
- the LOC126869812 gene encoding synaptotagmin-7 isoform X1, with the protein MERKDVILTAVFGTVGGLAILVVFGMAAWLYLRAKRSKRRDNDLEPQSEHGDSFNDNRHGKPAKRNGLLNLRTPLISTKSFGAQLETTDSPANKPTTSTSGSGAAGTSGSSGLTTSGATAGASGSGSGVGAASGIGNANAGTSGAGANAVSLGGTSSGSAAGTAEPRTPTAGVQNKQLQNVKGDHPSKAFLQSRSMSLVDMYIDNSEPSENVGQIHFSLEYDFQNTTLILRIIQGKDLPAKDLSGTSDPYVRVTLLPDKKHRLETKIKRRTLNPRWNETFYFEGFPIQKLQSRVLHLHVFDYDRFSRDDSIGEMFLPLCQVDFSDKPSFWKALKPPAKDKCGELLCSLCYHPSNSVLTLTLLKARNLKAKDINGKSDPYVKVWLQFGDKRIEKRKTPIFKCTLNPVFNEAFSFNVPWEKIRECSLDVMVMDFDNIGRNELIGRIQLAGKNGSGASETKHWQDMITKPRQTIVQWHRLKPE; encoded by the exons ATGGAGCGAAAGGACGTAATTCTAACAGCAGTTTTTGGAACAGTGGGAGGTCTAGCGATATTGGTGGTTTTTGGTATGGCAGCGTGGCTTTATCTTCGAGCGAAAAGATCGAAACGGCGGGACAATGATCTCGAACCACAGAGCGAACACGGGGATAGTTTCAACGATAACCGACATGGAAAACCAGCTAAGAGAAATGGTCTTTTAAATCTCAGGACACCTTTAATCAGTACAAAATCTTTCGG AGCGCAATTGGA GACAACCGATAGCCCGGCGAACAAACCAACAACATCGACTAGTGGAAGCGGAGCGGCGGGAACTAGCGGTTCGAGCGGTTTGACGACGAGCGGGGCAACCGCGGGAGCTAGCGGATCGGGGTCTGGCGTAGGAGCCGCGTCTGGTATCGGAAATGCGAACGCAGGAACGAGCGGCGCCGGGGCGAACGCGGTTTCCCTCGGCGGCACTAGTAGCGGGTCGGCCGCTGGAACGGCCGAACCTCGCACTCCCACCGCCGGAGTGCAAAACAAACAGCTGCAAAACGTCAAAGGAGATCATCCGTCG AAAGCGTTTCTGCAGAGCAGATCGATGTCTTTGGTGGACATGTACATCGATAATTCAGAACCCAGCGAGAATGTTGGTCAAATACACTTCAGCTTGGAATATGATTTTCAAAACACTACGCTTATCTTACGTATTATACAG GGTAAAGATTTGCCGGCAAAGGACTTATCCGGGACGTCCGATCCTTACGTCCGCGTAACCCTTCTGCCGGACAAGAAACACCGACTAGAGACGAAGATAAAGAGACGCACGCTAAATCCTCGATGGAACGAAACGTTTTATTTCGAAG GTTTCCCGATTCAAAAATTACAAAGCAGAGTGTTGCATTTACACGTGTTCGACTATGATCGATTTTCCAGGGACGATTCTATCGGAGAAATGTTTCTTCCGCTATGTCAG GTTGACTTTTCGGACAAACCGTCATTTTGGAAAGCCCTGAAACCACCGGCGAAGGATAAGTGCGGCGAATTATTGTGTTCTTTGTGTTATCATCCGAGCAATTCCGTACTCACTTTGACGCTTTTGAAAGCGAGAAACTTGAAAGCAAAAGATATTAACGGAAAATCAG ATCCATATGtaaaagtatggttgcaattCGGCGACAAGAGGATCGAAAAACGGAAGACACCCATATTTAAATGTACTCTGAATCCAGTATTCAACGAAgcattttcttttaatgtacCATGGGAAAAGATTCGAGAATGTTCGTTGGACGTAATGGTGATGGACTTCGATAACATCGGTCGAAACGAGTTGATCGGACGGATTCAACTTGCAG GAAAAAACGGCAGTGGAGCGAGCGAAACGAAACACTGGCAAGATATGATTACGAAGCCGCGGCAAACGATCGTACAATGGCATCGACTAAAGCCAGAGTAA
- the LOC126869812 gene encoding synaptotagmin-7 isoform X3, producing the protein MERKDVILTAVFGTVGGLAILVVFGMAAWLYLRAKRSKRRDNDLEPQSEHGDSFNDNRHGKPAKRNGLLNLRTPLISTKSFGAQLDPANKPTTSTSGSGAAGTSGSSGLTTSGATAGASGSGSGVGAASGIGNANAGTSGAGANAVSLGGTSSGSAAGTAEPRTPTAGVQNKQLQNVKGDHPSKAFLQSRSMSLVDMYIDNSEPSENVGQIHFSLEYDFQNTTLILRIIQGKDLPAKDLSGTSDPYVRVTLLPDKKHRLETKIKRRTLNPRWNETFYFEGFPIQKLQSRVLHLHVFDYDRFSRDDSIGEMFLPLCQVDFSDKPSFWKALKPPAKDKCGELLCSLCYHPSNSVLTLTLLKARNLKAKDINGKSDPYVKVWLQFGDKRIEKRKTPIFKCTLNPVFNEAFSFNVPWEKIRECSLDVMVMDFDNIGRNELIGRIQLAGKNGSGASETKHWQDMITKPRQTIVQWHRLKPE; encoded by the exons ATGGAGCGAAAGGACGTAATTCTAACAGCAGTTTTTGGAACAGTGGGAGGTCTAGCGATATTGGTGGTTTTTGGTATGGCAGCGTGGCTTTATCTTCGAGCGAAAAGATCGAAACGGCGGGACAATGATCTCGAACCACAGAGCGAACACGGGGATAGTTTCAACGATAACCGACATGGAAAACCAGCTAAGAGAAATGGTCTTTTAAATCTCAGGACACCTTTAATCAGTACAAAATCTTTCGG AGCGCAATTGGA CCCGGCGAACAAACCAACAACATCGACTAGTGGAAGCGGAGCGGCGGGAACTAGCGGTTCGAGCGGTTTGACGACGAGCGGGGCAACCGCGGGAGCTAGCGGATCGGGGTCTGGCGTAGGAGCCGCGTCTGGTATCGGAAATGCGAACGCAGGAACGAGCGGCGCCGGGGCGAACGCGGTTTCCCTCGGCGGCACTAGTAGCGGGTCGGCCGCTGGAACGGCCGAACCTCGCACTCCCACCGCCGGAGTGCAAAACAAACAGCTGCAAAACGTCAAAGGAGATCATCCGTCG AAAGCGTTTCTGCAGAGCAGATCGATGTCTTTGGTGGACATGTACATCGATAATTCAGAACCCAGCGAGAATGTTGGTCAAATACACTTCAGCTTGGAATATGATTTTCAAAACACTACGCTTATCTTACGTATTATACAG GGTAAAGATTTGCCGGCAAAGGACTTATCCGGGACGTCCGATCCTTACGTCCGCGTAACCCTTCTGCCGGACAAGAAACACCGACTAGAGACGAAGATAAAGAGACGCACGCTAAATCCTCGATGGAACGAAACGTTTTATTTCGAAG GTTTCCCGATTCAAAAATTACAAAGCAGAGTGTTGCATTTACACGTGTTCGACTATGATCGATTTTCCAGGGACGATTCTATCGGAGAAATGTTTCTTCCGCTATGTCAG GTTGACTTTTCGGACAAACCGTCATTTTGGAAAGCCCTGAAACCACCGGCGAAGGATAAGTGCGGCGAATTATTGTGTTCTTTGTGTTATCATCCGAGCAATTCCGTACTCACTTTGACGCTTTTGAAAGCGAGAAACTTGAAAGCAAAAGATATTAACGGAAAATCAG ATCCATATGtaaaagtatggttgcaattCGGCGACAAGAGGATCGAAAAACGGAAGACACCCATATTTAAATGTACTCTGAATCCAGTATTCAACGAAgcattttcttttaatgtacCATGGGAAAAGATTCGAGAATGTTCGTTGGACGTAATGGTGATGGACTTCGATAACATCGGTCGAAACGAGTTGATCGGACGGATTCAACTTGCAG GAAAAAACGGCAGTGGAGCGAGCGAAACGAAACACTGGCAAGATATGATTACGAAGCCGCGGCAAACGATCGTACAATGGCATCGACTAAAGCCAGAGTAA
- the LOC126869812 gene encoding synaptotagmin-7 isoform X2: MERKDVILTAVFGTVGGLAILVVFGMAAWLYLRAKRSKRRDNDLEPQSEHGDSFNDNRHGKPAKRNGLLNLRTPLISTKSFGTTDSPANKPTTSTSGSGAAGTSGSSGLTTSGATAGASGSGSGVGAASGIGNANAGTSGAGANAVSLGGTSSGSAAGTAEPRTPTAGVQNKQLQNVKGDHPSKAFLQSRSMSLVDMYIDNSEPSENVGQIHFSLEYDFQNTTLILRIIQGKDLPAKDLSGTSDPYVRVTLLPDKKHRLETKIKRRTLNPRWNETFYFEGFPIQKLQSRVLHLHVFDYDRFSRDDSIGEMFLPLCQVDFSDKPSFWKALKPPAKDKCGELLCSLCYHPSNSVLTLTLLKARNLKAKDINGKSDPYVKVWLQFGDKRIEKRKTPIFKCTLNPVFNEAFSFNVPWEKIRECSLDVMVMDFDNIGRNELIGRIQLAGKNGSGASETKHWQDMITKPRQTIVQWHRLKPE, translated from the exons ATGGAGCGAAAGGACGTAATTCTAACAGCAGTTTTTGGAACAGTGGGAGGTCTAGCGATATTGGTGGTTTTTGGTATGGCAGCGTGGCTTTATCTTCGAGCGAAAAGATCGAAACGGCGGGACAATGATCTCGAACCACAGAGCGAACACGGGGATAGTTTCAACGATAACCGACATGGAAAACCAGCTAAGAGAAATGGTCTTTTAAATCTCAGGACACCTTTAATCAGTACAAAATCTTTCGG GACAACCGATAGCCCGGCGAACAAACCAACAACATCGACTAGTGGAAGCGGAGCGGCGGGAACTAGCGGTTCGAGCGGTTTGACGACGAGCGGGGCAACCGCGGGAGCTAGCGGATCGGGGTCTGGCGTAGGAGCCGCGTCTGGTATCGGAAATGCGAACGCAGGAACGAGCGGCGCCGGGGCGAACGCGGTTTCCCTCGGCGGCACTAGTAGCGGGTCGGCCGCTGGAACGGCCGAACCTCGCACTCCCACCGCCGGAGTGCAAAACAAACAGCTGCAAAACGTCAAAGGAGATCATCCGTCG AAAGCGTTTCTGCAGAGCAGATCGATGTCTTTGGTGGACATGTACATCGATAATTCAGAACCCAGCGAGAATGTTGGTCAAATACACTTCAGCTTGGAATATGATTTTCAAAACACTACGCTTATCTTACGTATTATACAG GGTAAAGATTTGCCGGCAAAGGACTTATCCGGGACGTCCGATCCTTACGTCCGCGTAACCCTTCTGCCGGACAAGAAACACCGACTAGAGACGAAGATAAAGAGACGCACGCTAAATCCTCGATGGAACGAAACGTTTTATTTCGAAG GTTTCCCGATTCAAAAATTACAAAGCAGAGTGTTGCATTTACACGTGTTCGACTATGATCGATTTTCCAGGGACGATTCTATCGGAGAAATGTTTCTTCCGCTATGTCAG GTTGACTTTTCGGACAAACCGTCATTTTGGAAAGCCCTGAAACCACCGGCGAAGGATAAGTGCGGCGAATTATTGTGTTCTTTGTGTTATCATCCGAGCAATTCCGTACTCACTTTGACGCTTTTGAAAGCGAGAAACTTGAAAGCAAAAGATATTAACGGAAAATCAG ATCCATATGtaaaagtatggttgcaattCGGCGACAAGAGGATCGAAAAACGGAAGACACCCATATTTAAATGTACTCTGAATCCAGTATTCAACGAAgcattttcttttaatgtacCATGGGAAAAGATTCGAGAATGTTCGTTGGACGTAATGGTGATGGACTTCGATAACATCGGTCGAAACGAGTTGATCGGACGGATTCAACTTGCAG GAAAAAACGGCAGTGGAGCGAGCGAAACGAAACACTGGCAAGATATGATTACGAAGCCGCGGCAAACGATCGTACAATGGCATCGACTAAAGCCAGAGTAA
- the LOC126869812 gene encoding synaptotagmin-7 isoform X5 translates to MEIAASAMLDGLKNNRISKLALSRFLSQSLTTDSPANKPTTSTSGSGAAGTSGSSGLTTSGATAGASGSGSGVGAASGIGNANAGTSGAGANAVSLGGTSSGSAAGTAEPRTPTAGVQNKQLQNVKGDHPSKAFLQSRSMSLVDMYIDNSEPSENVGQIHFSLEYDFQNTTLILRIIQGKDLPAKDLSGTSDPYVRVTLLPDKKHRLETKIKRRTLNPRWNETFYFEGFPIQKLQSRVLHLHVFDYDRFSRDDSIGEMFLPLCQVDFSDKPSFWKALKPPAKDKCGELLCSLCYHPSNSVLTLTLLKARNLKAKDINGKSDPYVKVWLQFGDKRIEKRKTPIFKCTLNPVFNEAFSFNVPWEKIRECSLDVMVMDFDNIGRNELIGRIQLAGKNGSGASETKHWQDMITKPRQTIVQWHRLKPE, encoded by the exons ATGGAAATCGCAGCCTCTGCAATGTTGGATGGCCTGAAAAACAATCGAATCAGCAAGTTGGCACTGTCGCGGTTCTTGTCGCAGAGTCT GACAACCGATAGCCCGGCGAACAAACCAACAACATCGACTAGTGGAAGCGGAGCGGCGGGAACTAGCGGTTCGAGCGGTTTGACGACGAGCGGGGCAACCGCGGGAGCTAGCGGATCGGGGTCTGGCGTAGGAGCCGCGTCTGGTATCGGAAATGCGAACGCAGGAACGAGCGGCGCCGGGGCGAACGCGGTTTCCCTCGGCGGCACTAGTAGCGGGTCGGCCGCTGGAACGGCCGAACCTCGCACTCCCACCGCCGGAGTGCAAAACAAACAGCTGCAAAACGTCAAAGGAGATCATCCGTCG AAAGCGTTTCTGCAGAGCAGATCGATGTCTTTGGTGGACATGTACATCGATAATTCAGAACCCAGCGAGAATGTTGGTCAAATACACTTCAGCTTGGAATATGATTTTCAAAACACTACGCTTATCTTACGTATTATACAG GGTAAAGATTTGCCGGCAAAGGACTTATCCGGGACGTCCGATCCTTACGTCCGCGTAACCCTTCTGCCGGACAAGAAACACCGACTAGAGACGAAGATAAAGAGACGCACGCTAAATCCTCGATGGAACGAAACGTTTTATTTCGAAG GTTTCCCGATTCAAAAATTACAAAGCAGAGTGTTGCATTTACACGTGTTCGACTATGATCGATTTTCCAGGGACGATTCTATCGGAGAAATGTTTCTTCCGCTATGTCAG GTTGACTTTTCGGACAAACCGTCATTTTGGAAAGCCCTGAAACCACCGGCGAAGGATAAGTGCGGCGAATTATTGTGTTCTTTGTGTTATCATCCGAGCAATTCCGTACTCACTTTGACGCTTTTGAAAGCGAGAAACTTGAAAGCAAAAGATATTAACGGAAAATCAG ATCCATATGtaaaagtatggttgcaattCGGCGACAAGAGGATCGAAAAACGGAAGACACCCATATTTAAATGTACTCTGAATCCAGTATTCAACGAAgcattttcttttaatgtacCATGGGAAAAGATTCGAGAATGTTCGTTGGACGTAATGGTGATGGACTTCGATAACATCGGTCGAAACGAGTTGATCGGACGGATTCAACTTGCAG GAAAAAACGGCAGTGGAGCGAGCGAAACGAAACACTGGCAAGATATGATTACGAAGCCGCGGCAAACGATCGTACAATGGCATCGACTAAAGCCAGAGTAA
- the LOC126869812 gene encoding synaptotagmin-7 isoform X6 — protein MEIAASAMLDGLKNNRISKLALSRFLSQSLAQLDPANKPTTSTSGSGAAGTSGSSGLTTSGATAGASGSGSGVGAASGIGNANAGTSGAGANAVSLGGTSSGSAAGTAEPRTPTAGVQNKQLQNVKGDHPSKAFLQSRSMSLVDMYIDNSEPSENVGQIHFSLEYDFQNTTLILRIIQGKDLPAKDLSGTSDPYVRVTLLPDKKHRLETKIKRRTLNPRWNETFYFEGFPIQKLQSRVLHLHVFDYDRFSRDDSIGEMFLPLCQVDFSDKPSFWKALKPPAKDKCGELLCSLCYHPSNSVLTLTLLKARNLKAKDINGKSDPYVKVWLQFGDKRIEKRKTPIFKCTLNPVFNEAFSFNVPWEKIRECSLDVMVMDFDNIGRNELIGRIQLAGKNGSGASETKHWQDMITKPRQTIVQWHRLKPE, from the exons ATGGAAATCGCAGCCTCTGCAATGTTGGATGGCCTGAAAAACAATCGAATCAGCAAGTTGGCACTGTCGCGGTTCTTGTCGCAGAGTCT AGCGCAATTGGA CCCGGCGAACAAACCAACAACATCGACTAGTGGAAGCGGAGCGGCGGGAACTAGCGGTTCGAGCGGTTTGACGACGAGCGGGGCAACCGCGGGAGCTAGCGGATCGGGGTCTGGCGTAGGAGCCGCGTCTGGTATCGGAAATGCGAACGCAGGAACGAGCGGCGCCGGGGCGAACGCGGTTTCCCTCGGCGGCACTAGTAGCGGGTCGGCCGCTGGAACGGCCGAACCTCGCACTCCCACCGCCGGAGTGCAAAACAAACAGCTGCAAAACGTCAAAGGAGATCATCCGTCG AAAGCGTTTCTGCAGAGCAGATCGATGTCTTTGGTGGACATGTACATCGATAATTCAGAACCCAGCGAGAATGTTGGTCAAATACACTTCAGCTTGGAATATGATTTTCAAAACACTACGCTTATCTTACGTATTATACAG GGTAAAGATTTGCCGGCAAAGGACTTATCCGGGACGTCCGATCCTTACGTCCGCGTAACCCTTCTGCCGGACAAGAAACACCGACTAGAGACGAAGATAAAGAGACGCACGCTAAATCCTCGATGGAACGAAACGTTTTATTTCGAAG GTTTCCCGATTCAAAAATTACAAAGCAGAGTGTTGCATTTACACGTGTTCGACTATGATCGATTTTCCAGGGACGATTCTATCGGAGAAATGTTTCTTCCGCTATGTCAG GTTGACTTTTCGGACAAACCGTCATTTTGGAAAGCCCTGAAACCACCGGCGAAGGATAAGTGCGGCGAATTATTGTGTTCTTTGTGTTATCATCCGAGCAATTCCGTACTCACTTTGACGCTTTTGAAAGCGAGAAACTTGAAAGCAAAAGATATTAACGGAAAATCAG ATCCATATGtaaaagtatggttgcaattCGGCGACAAGAGGATCGAAAAACGGAAGACACCCATATTTAAATGTACTCTGAATCCAGTATTCAACGAAgcattttcttttaatgtacCATGGGAAAAGATTCGAGAATGTTCGTTGGACGTAATGGTGATGGACTTCGATAACATCGGTCGAAACGAGTTGATCGGACGGATTCAACTTGCAG GAAAAAACGGCAGTGGAGCGAGCGAAACGAAACACTGGCAAGATATGATTACGAAGCCGCGGCAAACGATCGTACAATGGCATCGACTAAAGCCAGAGTAA
- the LOC126869812 gene encoding synaptotagmin-7 isoform X4, translating into MEIAASAMLDGLKNNRISKLALSRFLSQSLAQLETTDSPANKPTTSTSGSGAAGTSGSSGLTTSGATAGASGSGSGVGAASGIGNANAGTSGAGANAVSLGGTSSGSAAGTAEPRTPTAGVQNKQLQNVKGDHPSKAFLQSRSMSLVDMYIDNSEPSENVGQIHFSLEYDFQNTTLILRIIQGKDLPAKDLSGTSDPYVRVTLLPDKKHRLETKIKRRTLNPRWNETFYFEGFPIQKLQSRVLHLHVFDYDRFSRDDSIGEMFLPLCQVDFSDKPSFWKALKPPAKDKCGELLCSLCYHPSNSVLTLTLLKARNLKAKDINGKSDPYVKVWLQFGDKRIEKRKTPIFKCTLNPVFNEAFSFNVPWEKIRECSLDVMVMDFDNIGRNELIGRIQLAGKNGSGASETKHWQDMITKPRQTIVQWHRLKPE; encoded by the exons ATGGAAATCGCAGCCTCTGCAATGTTGGATGGCCTGAAAAACAATCGAATCAGCAAGTTGGCACTGTCGCGGTTCTTGTCGCAGAGTCT AGCGCAATTGGA GACAACCGATAGCCCGGCGAACAAACCAACAACATCGACTAGTGGAAGCGGAGCGGCGGGAACTAGCGGTTCGAGCGGTTTGACGACGAGCGGGGCAACCGCGGGAGCTAGCGGATCGGGGTCTGGCGTAGGAGCCGCGTCTGGTATCGGAAATGCGAACGCAGGAACGAGCGGCGCCGGGGCGAACGCGGTTTCCCTCGGCGGCACTAGTAGCGGGTCGGCCGCTGGAACGGCCGAACCTCGCACTCCCACCGCCGGAGTGCAAAACAAACAGCTGCAAAACGTCAAAGGAGATCATCCGTCG AAAGCGTTTCTGCAGAGCAGATCGATGTCTTTGGTGGACATGTACATCGATAATTCAGAACCCAGCGAGAATGTTGGTCAAATACACTTCAGCTTGGAATATGATTTTCAAAACACTACGCTTATCTTACGTATTATACAG GGTAAAGATTTGCCGGCAAAGGACTTATCCGGGACGTCCGATCCTTACGTCCGCGTAACCCTTCTGCCGGACAAGAAACACCGACTAGAGACGAAGATAAAGAGACGCACGCTAAATCCTCGATGGAACGAAACGTTTTATTTCGAAG GTTTCCCGATTCAAAAATTACAAAGCAGAGTGTTGCATTTACACGTGTTCGACTATGATCGATTTTCCAGGGACGATTCTATCGGAGAAATGTTTCTTCCGCTATGTCAG GTTGACTTTTCGGACAAACCGTCATTTTGGAAAGCCCTGAAACCACCGGCGAAGGATAAGTGCGGCGAATTATTGTGTTCTTTGTGTTATCATCCGAGCAATTCCGTACTCACTTTGACGCTTTTGAAAGCGAGAAACTTGAAAGCAAAAGATATTAACGGAAAATCAG ATCCATATGtaaaagtatggttgcaattCGGCGACAAGAGGATCGAAAAACGGAAGACACCCATATTTAAATGTACTCTGAATCCAGTATTCAACGAAgcattttcttttaatgtacCATGGGAAAAGATTCGAGAATGTTCGTTGGACGTAATGGTGATGGACTTCGATAACATCGGTCGAAACGAGTTGATCGGACGGATTCAACTTGCAG GAAAAAACGGCAGTGGAGCGAGCGAAACGAAACACTGGCAAGATATGATTACGAAGCCGCGGCAAACGATCGTACAATGGCATCGACTAAAGCCAGAGTAA
- the LOC126869812 gene encoding synaptotagmin-7 isoform X7, giving the protein MWAAVTRSLEILVAFFEYYTTRAQLETTDSPANKPTTSTSGSGAAGTSGSSGLTTSGATAGASGSGSGVGAASGIGNANAGTSGAGANAVSLGGTSSGSAAGTAEPRTPTAGVQNKQLQNVKGDHPSKAFLQSRSMSLVDMYIDNSEPSENVGQIHFSLEYDFQNTTLILRIIQGKDLPAKDLSGTSDPYVRVTLLPDKKHRLETKIKRRTLNPRWNETFYFEGFPIQKLQSRVLHLHVFDYDRFSRDDSIGEMFLPLCQVDFSDKPSFWKALKPPAKDKCGELLCSLCYHPSNSVLTLTLLKARNLKAKDINGKSDPYVKVWLQFGDKRIEKRKTPIFKCTLNPVFNEAFSFNVPWEKIRECSLDVMVMDFDNIGRNELIGRIQLAGKNGSGASETKHWQDMITKPRQTIVQWHRLKPE; this is encoded by the exons ATGTGGGCTGCAGTCACGAGGTCGTTGGAAATACTGGTTGCCTTCTTCGAGTATTACACCACCAG AGCGCAATTGGA GACAACCGATAGCCCGGCGAACAAACCAACAACATCGACTAGTGGAAGCGGAGCGGCGGGAACTAGCGGTTCGAGCGGTTTGACGACGAGCGGGGCAACCGCGGGAGCTAGCGGATCGGGGTCTGGCGTAGGAGCCGCGTCTGGTATCGGAAATGCGAACGCAGGAACGAGCGGCGCCGGGGCGAACGCGGTTTCCCTCGGCGGCACTAGTAGCGGGTCGGCCGCTGGAACGGCCGAACCTCGCACTCCCACCGCCGGAGTGCAAAACAAACAGCTGCAAAACGTCAAAGGAGATCATCCGTCG AAAGCGTTTCTGCAGAGCAGATCGATGTCTTTGGTGGACATGTACATCGATAATTCAGAACCCAGCGAGAATGTTGGTCAAATACACTTCAGCTTGGAATATGATTTTCAAAACACTACGCTTATCTTACGTATTATACAG GGTAAAGATTTGCCGGCAAAGGACTTATCCGGGACGTCCGATCCTTACGTCCGCGTAACCCTTCTGCCGGACAAGAAACACCGACTAGAGACGAAGATAAAGAGACGCACGCTAAATCCTCGATGGAACGAAACGTTTTATTTCGAAG GTTTCCCGATTCAAAAATTACAAAGCAGAGTGTTGCATTTACACGTGTTCGACTATGATCGATTTTCCAGGGACGATTCTATCGGAGAAATGTTTCTTCCGCTATGTCAG GTTGACTTTTCGGACAAACCGTCATTTTGGAAAGCCCTGAAACCACCGGCGAAGGATAAGTGCGGCGAATTATTGTGTTCTTTGTGTTATCATCCGAGCAATTCCGTACTCACTTTGACGCTTTTGAAAGCGAGAAACTTGAAAGCAAAAGATATTAACGGAAAATCAG ATCCATATGtaaaagtatggttgcaattCGGCGACAAGAGGATCGAAAAACGGAAGACACCCATATTTAAATGTACTCTGAATCCAGTATTCAACGAAgcattttcttttaatgtacCATGGGAAAAGATTCGAGAATGTTCGTTGGACGTAATGGTGATGGACTTCGATAACATCGGTCGAAACGAGTTGATCGGACGGATTCAACTTGCAG GAAAAAACGGCAGTGGAGCGAGCGAAACGAAACACTGGCAAGATATGATTACGAAGCCGCGGCAAACGATCGTACAATGGCATCGACTAAAGCCAGAGTAA
- the LOC126869812 gene encoding synaptotagmin-7 isoform X8 has protein sequence MWAAVTRSLEILVAFFEYYTTRTTDSPANKPTTSTSGSGAAGTSGSSGLTTSGATAGASGSGSGVGAASGIGNANAGTSGAGANAVSLGGTSSGSAAGTAEPRTPTAGVQNKQLQNVKGDHPSKAFLQSRSMSLVDMYIDNSEPSENVGQIHFSLEYDFQNTTLILRIIQGKDLPAKDLSGTSDPYVRVTLLPDKKHRLETKIKRRTLNPRWNETFYFEGFPIQKLQSRVLHLHVFDYDRFSRDDSIGEMFLPLCQVDFSDKPSFWKALKPPAKDKCGELLCSLCYHPSNSVLTLTLLKARNLKAKDINGKSDPYVKVWLQFGDKRIEKRKTPIFKCTLNPVFNEAFSFNVPWEKIRECSLDVMVMDFDNIGRNELIGRIQLAGKNGSGASETKHWQDMITKPRQTIVQWHRLKPE, from the exons ATGTGGGCTGCAGTCACGAGGTCGTTGGAAATACTGGTTGCCTTCTTCGAGTATTACACCACCAG GACAACCGATAGCCCGGCGAACAAACCAACAACATCGACTAGTGGAAGCGGAGCGGCGGGAACTAGCGGTTCGAGCGGTTTGACGACGAGCGGGGCAACCGCGGGAGCTAGCGGATCGGGGTCTGGCGTAGGAGCCGCGTCTGGTATCGGAAATGCGAACGCAGGAACGAGCGGCGCCGGGGCGAACGCGGTTTCCCTCGGCGGCACTAGTAGCGGGTCGGCCGCTGGAACGGCCGAACCTCGCACTCCCACCGCCGGAGTGCAAAACAAACAGCTGCAAAACGTCAAAGGAGATCATCCGTCG AAAGCGTTTCTGCAGAGCAGATCGATGTCTTTGGTGGACATGTACATCGATAATTCAGAACCCAGCGAGAATGTTGGTCAAATACACTTCAGCTTGGAATATGATTTTCAAAACACTACGCTTATCTTACGTATTATACAG GGTAAAGATTTGCCGGCAAAGGACTTATCCGGGACGTCCGATCCTTACGTCCGCGTAACCCTTCTGCCGGACAAGAAACACCGACTAGAGACGAAGATAAAGAGACGCACGCTAAATCCTCGATGGAACGAAACGTTTTATTTCGAAG GTTTCCCGATTCAAAAATTACAAAGCAGAGTGTTGCATTTACACGTGTTCGACTATGATCGATTTTCCAGGGACGATTCTATCGGAGAAATGTTTCTTCCGCTATGTCAG GTTGACTTTTCGGACAAACCGTCATTTTGGAAAGCCCTGAAACCACCGGCGAAGGATAAGTGCGGCGAATTATTGTGTTCTTTGTGTTATCATCCGAGCAATTCCGTACTCACTTTGACGCTTTTGAAAGCGAGAAACTTGAAAGCAAAAGATATTAACGGAAAATCAG ATCCATATGtaaaagtatggttgcaattCGGCGACAAGAGGATCGAAAAACGGAAGACACCCATATTTAAATGTACTCTGAATCCAGTATTCAACGAAgcattttcttttaatgtacCATGGGAAAAGATTCGAGAATGTTCGTTGGACGTAATGGTGATGGACTTCGATAACATCGGTCGAAACGAGTTGATCGGACGGATTCAACTTGCAG GAAAAAACGGCAGTGGAGCGAGCGAAACGAAACACTGGCAAGATATGATTACGAAGCCGCGGCAAACGATCGTACAATGGCATCGACTAAAGCCAGAGTAA